The segment ACGCCGTCGGCTTCGCCTTACCACTCCTCGAGCCCGCCTGCCGGTCGGCCGAGGAAGTGATCCGTTACCTCCAGGACGTCACCGAGCAGCTCCGACTGGCCATGCTGTGCAGTGGAAGCCAATCGCTGGCCGACCTGCGCCATGCCCTCCGGCCGGCCTCCTCAAGCATTACCTGACGTCCGCTCTTCGCGTTTCTCCACCTCGTCGAACTCCCTGACGTCCACCACTACGGCGCGTCCGTCGCTCAGCCGGTCCACCAGGTCTTGGGCGCCGACCCCTTGCACCCGGGCAACCAAGTACCCGTGCCTAGGGTCAGCACCCCTGAAGAGCGACAGAGCGGCGATATTGCCGCCCATTTCTTTGACCCGGTTCGACACTTCGGCCACCGCTCCCGGCTCATCGGGGAGTTCCACCGTGATCCGCACTCCCGGCTCGAAGGCGCCCAGCACTTCACTGAATCCGAGCAGCAGGTCGGTCTCAGTGATCATGCCGATCAGCTTACCCTCGCGCATGACCGGCAGACCCCCAAGGTGCCTCTGAGCCATGATGCGGGCTGCCTCCTCCAGCGGCGTGTCCTCGCGCACGGTTACCACCTCGCGGGTCATGATGTCGCCCACGGTGAGCCGGTGGAGGAGGTACGAGACCTCGAAGATGCTGAGCGTGGTGGCAGGCGACGGCGAAGCCCGCAGCACGTCCTTCTCCGACACTATGCCGACCAACCTGCCCCGCCCATCCACCACGGGCAGCCGCCGCACGTCCTTCTCTTCCATCAAGTGCAAGGCGTCCATGACGGGCAGGCTTGGGTCCACCGTTATGGCGGGAGAGCTCATACGATGGTGAACGAACATCTGGCCACCCCCATCATCTCGCGGCTTCAGACAGGCCTCGCGAACGCCTGGCCGCGGAGCTCGCAGCGTTGCGTGCGCCTGATGCCAGCAGTATATGCCTACCGTGCCGGGGTTCTCAACCGCCCCGGTTTCTGGTCACCGCGCGTTCCGCCCCTTTCTCGCCTCCGATAGATAGCGTACTCGCTGCCGCAGTTCCCCCAGCCAGTCATGGCTCGGCCTCTCCTCCGCCTCCGCTCGCTCGAACCCGGTGGCGATGGGGAAGGGGTCGAGATCGAGCAGCTTGGCATAGACGTAGCCGATCAGAACCCTGGCCGAAGCCAGGACGGGCGCAGCCAGGAAGATGCCCAGGATGCCCGCCATCCGCGCCCCGGCGATCGCCCCCACCAGCACCACCAGCGGGTGTAGCCTGACGCTCCCTCCTATGATGCGGGGCACCAGGTAATTGTTCTCCACCTGCTGAATGAGCACGTAGATGCCCGCCACCAGCAGCGCAAACCAGAGTGGTGGCAGAGGAAGCCACGAGGAGCCCTGAAGCAGAGCCAGCAGCACTGCCGGTGTGGCCGCTATGACGGGCCCCACATTGGGCACCACCTCCAGCAGCCCTGCCAGCAGCCCCAGCACCAGCGCGTTCGGTACCCCCACCAGGGCCATGCACGCGGCCACGACGGTTCCCACTACCACGCTTAGGATCACTTGCCCCCGGAAGAACGCGTGCCAGATACGCCCGATCTCGGCCGTGAGGCTAGCATAATCCGCGGCGTACCCGGGCGGCACCACACTCCGCAAGTAGGCCGTGACGCGATGCCAATCGCGCATAAGGTAGAAGGACACCACGAACACGAATATGGCCCATAGCAGGCCGGTGGCCACATCCAGGAGGAAGAAGACACTCTCCGAGATGAGCGGTTGGAGCAACCCTTCGAGCGAAGCCTGACTGCGTGCCAGCACCTCATCTACGTCAAGCCGGCCCCCGAGTATGGCGTTCAGCCCGCTGGCCAGGTCCTCCACCAGGTTCTCCATCACGGCATCGAAGTCCACATCTAGCTGGCTGGCCTGCGATATCAGCGTAGGAGCAGCTAGCGCCGGGATGATGGCCAGCACCGCCAACGCCAGCAGGTCCACGAGGAGCACATTGAGCCCACGGTGCACGCGCGTCCGCCGCTCCAAGGCATCCACGATTGGAGTCAGGATATACGCGATCACTATGGCAATGGTGAGGGGTGGGATGATGGCGCGAATCTGGTACAACGCCAGGGCCAGCAGCAACGCCATCCCAGTTGCCACTGTCCGCTTGGTGCTGTCGCTCCAGGGTCTGGACACCGCGCGCCTCAGAATGCCGAAGAAGAACGGGGGTAGCCGGCGGCTACCCCCTGAGGTGATCTAGCGCCGGTCTCGGCGCCCCTGCGGCCGGCCACCTCCACCGTCGCCACCCCGGCGGGGGCGTCCGCCCTGCGGCCGGGAGATGGCGCGGTCTCGCTCCCGCGCTTCCTCGGTGGTCCAGCCTTCGAGAACCGCTTGCCGAGATAGGCGAATGCGGCCGGTGCCTGGCTCTATGTCGGTCACCATGACCATGATCTCGTCTCCCACGTGCACCACGTCCTCGACCTTCTCGGCCCGGTAGTCGGCCAGCTGAGAGATGTGGACCAGCCCGTCGGTGCCGGGCAGGATCTCGACGAAAGCTCCGAAGTCGGTGGTACGGACCACCTTGCCGGTGTAGATGCGCCCGATCTGGGCCTCCTCCACCAGCGCCTCGACACGACGTCGGGCCAGCTCGGCCGCGGCCGCATCGTCGGAGGCGATCAGCACAGTGCCATCGTCCTCGATGTCTATCTTCACCCCCGTCTCCTCGATGATACCCCGAACCGTCTTGCCTCCGGGGCCGATCACCGTTCCGATCTTGGAGACGTCTATCTTGAGCATGGTGATCCTGGGAGCATGCGGCGACAACTGAGGACGCGGCTCGGCGATAGCCTCCGCCATCTTGTCCAGGATGAATAGCCGCCCTACGCGTGCTTGCTCCAGGGCCCGGGCCAGGATCTCGTCCGATAGCCCTTTGACCTTGATGTCCATCTGGAGCGCCGTCACGCCGTCCCGGGTGCCAGCCACCTTGAAGTCCATGTCGCCCAGG is part of the Anaerolineae bacterium genome and harbors:
- a CDS encoding CBS domain-containing protein, producing MFVHHRMSSPAITVDPSLPVMDALHLMEEKDVRRLPVVDGRGRLVGIVSEKDVLRASPSPATTLSIFEVSYLLHRLTVGDIMTREVVTVREDTPLEEAARIMAQRHLGGLPVMREGKLIGMITETDLLLGFSEVLGAFEPGVRITVELPDEPGAVAEVSNRVKEMGGNIAALSLFRGADPRHGYLVARVQGVGAQDLVDRLSDGRAVVVDVREFDEVEKREERTSGNA
- a CDS encoding AI-2E family transporter — encoded protein: MSRPWSDSTKRTVATGMALLLALALYQIRAIIPPLTIAIVIAYILTPIVDALERRTRVHRGLNVLLVDLLALAVLAIIPALAAPTLISQASQLDVDFDAVMENLVEDLASGLNAILGGRLDVDEVLARSQASLEGLLQPLISESVFFLLDVATGLLWAIFVFVVSFYLMRDWHRVTAYLRSVVPPGYAADYASLTAEIGRIWHAFFRGQVILSVVVGTVVAACMALVGVPNALVLGLLAGLLEVVPNVGPVIAATPAVLLALLQGSSWLPLPPLWFALLVAGIYVLIQQVENNYLVPRIIGGSVRLHPLVVLVGAIAGARMAGILGIFLAAPVLASARVLIGYVYAKLLDLDPFPIATGFERAEAEERPSHDWLGELRQRVRYLSEARKGRNAR